Proteins co-encoded in one Spirosoma endbachense genomic window:
- a CDS encoding LacI family DNA-binding transcriptional regulator, producing the protein MEKETTIYDIAKLLNLSPATVSRALNDHPAINSNTKSMIAATAKEMGYRSNTFASNLRRQRTNTIGVIVPRLNSNFMSTVLAGMEKVANKASYNLIISQSLESVKKEIANAKTMFNSRVDGLLVSVAYDTDKADHFDSFVNKGIPLLFFDRVLEHKQGTSIVIDNTKAGYEATAHLIEQGCRRVMHVTGNLKRNVYADRLKGYRLALLEYNLPYDEDLVMVTDLSQEAGAEAARRIQAMKMRPDGLFVTNDFCAVSCMSALKQAGFSIPADIAVVGFNNDPVSTVIEPNLTTINYPGEKMGEVAAQSLINHLNGAMDILTTNTIILHSELLIRESSLKVR; encoded by the coding sequence ATGGAAAAAGAAACGACTATATACGACATCGCGAAACTGTTGAATCTATCCCCCGCAACGGTTAGCCGAGCGTTGAACGACCATCCTGCCATTAACAGCAATACAAAAAGCATGATTGCTGCAACAGCCAAGGAAATGGGCTATCGATCGAATACATTTGCCAGTAATTTGCGACGTCAGCGAACCAATACGATTGGTGTTATCGTGCCCCGGCTGAACAGTAACTTCATGTCGACAGTGCTGGCTGGCATGGAAAAGGTCGCTAATAAAGCATCTTATAACCTGATTATCAGCCAATCACTGGAGTCAGTTAAAAAAGAAATCGCGAATGCGAAAACGATGTTCAACAGCCGGGTCGATGGGTTGTTGGTATCCGTTGCCTATGATACAGACAAAGCAGACCACTTTGATTCGTTTGTTAACAAAGGAATTCCGCTGCTATTTTTTGACCGTGTACTCGAACACAAACAGGGAACCAGTATAGTCATCGACAATACTAAAGCAGGTTATGAAGCCACGGCTCATTTGATCGAACAGGGATGCCGACGGGTTATGCACGTAACCGGCAATCTGAAACGGAACGTTTATGCTGACCGGCTTAAAGGCTATCGATTGGCCTTGCTTGAGTATAATTTGCCCTATGACGAAGACTTAGTTATGGTAACTGATTTAAGTCAGGAAGCGGGAGCAGAAGCGGCCCGGCGTATTCAGGCCATGAAAATGCGACCCGATGGTCTTTTTGTGACCAATGATTTCTGCGCGGTGAGTTGTATGAGCGCCCTGAAACAGGCCGGATTTTCGATTCCTGCCGACATCGCCGTTGTGGGCTTTAACAATGACCCTGTATCAACAGTCATTGAACCCAATCTAACAACGATCAACTACCCCGGCGAAAAAATGGGCGAAGTAGCAGCCCAGAGCCTGATTAATCATTTGAATGGTGCGATGGATATTCTAACGACCAATACCATTATTCTACATTCGGAATTACTTATACGCGAGTCATCTCTAAAAGTCAGGTAA
- a CDS encoding winged helix-turn-helix transcriptional regulator, whose translation MHKETSTNAINRKSLNEECGMAYTLAVIGGRWKLSILGFLMNGEKLRYNEIRRKLVGVSERMLITQLKELERDGLIERTVYADVPPKVDYQLTDLGNSLQEILNAMADWGDIHREKLQQE comes from the coding sequence ATGCACAAAGAAACATCCACAAATGCGATTAACAGGAAGAGCCTGAATGAAGAATGTGGTATGGCCTATACGTTAGCCGTCATTGGCGGACGGTGGAAATTGAGCATCCTTGGCTTCCTGATGAACGGTGAAAAACTCAGATATAATGAGATCCGAAGAAAGCTTGTGGGGGTGTCCGAGCGAATGCTGATCACACAGCTCAAAGAGCTAGAGCGTGACGGTTTGATCGAAAGAACGGTTTATGCTGATGTTCCTCCCAAAGTAGACTATCAATTGACGGATTTAGGGAATTCGTTGCAGGAAATCCTAAACGCTATGGCTGATTGGGGAGATATCCACCGCGAGAAACTACAGCAGGAATAA
- a CDS encoding DoxX family protein, translated as MEKITSVVHWLCYSYYLYLFGYAGLFKVLQKPKMMTSMLSLGFDKTWTIWIGIAETIGAVALLAGVWNHQLKNAAVLFLFPFAVGALIAHFAHSEYKHFYNALIACVLSLCLLITEKHFKLFL; from the coding sequence ATGGAAAAAATAACGAGTGTCGTTCATTGGCTATGTTACTCTTACTACCTGTATTTATTTGGGTACGCCGGGCTTTTCAAAGTTCTTCAAAAGCCCAAAATGATGACGAGCATGTTATCGCTCGGCTTTGATAAAACCTGGACAATCTGGATTGGCATTGCCGAAACAATTGGTGCAGTAGCGTTGCTTGCTGGTGTCTGGAATCACCAGCTCAAGAATGCAGCCGTATTGTTTTTATTCCCATTTGCTGTAGGAGCCCTGATCGCCCATTTTGCGCATTCAGAATACAAGCATTTCTATAATGCTTTAATCGCCTGTGTTTTATCGCTTTGTCTCCTTATAACGGAGAAACATTTCAAACTCTTTTTGTAA
- a CDS encoding sugar phosphate isomerase/epimerase family protein, with translation MKNQPTRRQFLGATAALVAGTVAGSHKLFGAPALIRSLGDKPNSLIDGVQIGVITYSFRDMPDQSAEATLKYVLDSGISAIELMGGPAESFAGAPKNTVNMQAVFPLMRKRREKQELTEDEKKQLADADAQMKAYREEVAKWRLSVPMDKFEQVRKMYNQAGVKIYGFKPDTFGVQNSDAEIEYGLKAAKLLGANQVTVEHPGNDAHTLKLGTMAHKQGLRVGYHGHEQQTPTFWDTALAQSPGNAINFDLGHYVAAGNPDPLVFLKQKHDRIASMHIKDRQTADHGKGNLPWGQGDTPLLQVLKLMRDQKYNFPATVELEYKVPADSNAVAEVKKCVNFCRNALS, from the coding sequence ATGAAAAACCAACCCACACGCCGTCAGTTTTTGGGAGCTACGGCGGCTCTCGTTGCGGGCACTGTCGCAGGCAGCCATAAACTTTTTGGTGCTCCTGCTCTGATCCGTAGTTTGGGTGATAAGCCCAATTCGCTGATCGATGGCGTACAGATTGGCGTCATAACCTACTCGTTTCGGGACATGCCCGACCAAAGCGCCGAAGCCACTCTGAAATATGTATTGGATTCTGGGATCAGCGCTATTGAATTGATGGGCGGGCCTGCCGAATCGTTTGCCGGTGCTCCGAAAAATACGGTTAATATGCAGGCTGTTTTCCCTTTGATGCGGAAGCGACGGGAGAAGCAGGAGCTTACCGAAGACGAAAAGAAACAACTGGCCGATGCTGATGCCCAAATGAAAGCGTACCGGGAGGAAGTGGCCAAATGGCGGCTATCGGTGCCCATGGATAAGTTCGAACAGGTGCGTAAGATGTACAATCAGGCGGGCGTAAAAATTTATGGGTTTAAACCTGATACGTTTGGTGTACAAAATTCGGACGCCGAAATAGAATATGGTTTAAAGGCGGCTAAACTGCTGGGTGCCAATCAGGTCACGGTAGAACATCCGGGCAACGATGCGCATACCCTTAAATTAGGAACGATGGCGCATAAACAGGGTTTACGAGTAGGCTATCATGGGCATGAGCAACAAACGCCTACGTTCTGGGATACCGCCCTTGCTCAATCGCCGGGTAATGCCATTAATTTTGATTTAGGTCATTACGTAGCCGCCGGGAACCCCGATCCACTAGTCTTCCTGAAGCAAAAACATGATCGAATTGCCAGTATGCACATCAAGGATCGCCAAACGGCCGACCACGGCAAAGGGAATTTACCGTGGGGACAGGGCGATACGCCCTTACTTCAGGTATTGAAACTGATGCGCGATCAGAAGTACAACTTCCCGGCTACGGTTGAATTAGAATACAAGGTACCGGCAGACTCTAATGCCGTAGCCGAAGTAAAGAAATGTGTGAATTTCTGTCGGAATGCACTGAGTTAG